Genomic window (Myxococcales bacterium):
ACGCAGCCATGGCGGCGCTGCCGCTCGGGGCGTCGCGGTTCGGCGGGATTCCGGACCTGCCGCCCGGCGCGGCCTGGCCCGAGCGCGACGGCGTGCCGATGGAGTTCATCGCGCAGTTCAGGCTCGACGAGCTCGCCGGGCTCGACCCGCAGGGCCGCCTGCCCGCCGGCGGCGCGCTGCTGTTCTTCTACAACGCCCAGTGGGAGCACTCGGACATGGAGCCCGACGCCGCCTGCTGCGCGGTGCTGTTCCACCCGGGTCCGGTGGCCGAGCTGGTGCGCGCGACGCCGCCGACGGTCGAGTGGCAGAGCGAGTTCTCCGCGGTGCCGCAGGTGGCGCCGTTCGTCCACGGGCTGGCCGCGGTGCGCGGCGCGCCGTGCACGATGGCGCCGGGCCAGACGGGGCCGTTCGTGCCGGAGCGCCTGGCGTCGTTCTGGCAGGGCTTCGCCTCGGATCACAGCGCCGCGTACCAGCCCGGCGGCGCCGACGCGCCCCAGAACCACCTGCTCGGCTACGTCGACGCGCCCGACTACGTCGACGCCCAGCAGCCCGGCGATCAGCTGCTGTTCCAGGTGAGCTCGGACGACGCCGCGGAGTTTCAGTTCGGCGACTGCGACTCGCTGTACTTCATCCTGACGGCGGCCGAGCTCGCGGCGCGGGACTTCTCGCGCGTGCGCGTGTACCAGCAGCTCGGGTGATGGTCGACCCGCGCGTCACCGCGGCAGTGCGCCACGGCGGCGTCGGGGTGCTCGACGGGCGCGGGCTGATGCGCCTGGCCGACGCGCGCGCGCTGGTGGCGAGCACGTCGGTGTTCGCCCGCGGCGACGACGACGCCGGCGCGGGCCACGCCGGCGTCGGGCGGGTGCTGCCGAGCGACCGGCTGTGGGCGGCGCTGCTGTCCTTGGCGGACGTCGACGAGTTCGCGCGGGAAGCGTCGCGGCTGACCTGGGCCTTCCATCCCCGCGGGTTCGACAACGTCGACCTGCACCGCCGCTACGGCGACGGCATCGTGCGGTGGCTGGCCACGCGGGTCGGCGCCGACGGCGTCCTGGCCAGCACGCCGTGGTGCGTGGTGCCGTGCCTGCTGGCGTGT
Coding sequences:
- a CDS encoding DUF1963 domain-containing protein produces the protein MTPDAILEALRRAGHGEHADAVRAVLEPGIHLTATALAGRPADWRTAGEAEADADAAEADADAAEADRVAVFDAAMAALPLGASRFGGIPDLPPGAAWPERDGVPMEFIAQFRLDELAGLDPQGRLPAGGALLFFYNAQWEHSDMEPDAACCAVLFHPGPVAELVRATPPTVEWQSEFSAVPQVAPFVHGLAAVRGAPCTMAPGQTGPFVPERLASFWQGFASDHSAAYQPGGADAPQNHLLGYVDAPDYVDAQQPGDQLLFQVSSDDAAEFQFGDCDSLYFILTAAELAARDFSRVRVYQQLG